The Bordetella sp. FB-8 genome includes a window with the following:
- a CDS encoding cytochrome d ubiquinol oxidase subunit II gives MIAELAASQGLAISDPAFWMPLVFMVILLLLIAAALVFDGFDIGVGLLLQLAPAELRPQMLSMLSAWRDANEFWPLLGVGLFCAAFPFAWGPVLGNLYGPLACMTLGMMLRSVAFEFRLRASTERKPRWILGFWLGSLLAALGQGAALGRIVTSYQADAGYLGFSLFVGVCAVAAYALLGACWLVMRVEGELQRRAIVWARHTVRWTAVGMVAIAVTLGLVNSGVFAKWSDVQHLGFAATMWAVMLMCFVGMEIALARLASKPDQQRSWLPFTLCVALYLLMLAGLAYSFFPYLVLDDMTLWDSAGSVASMRMTLAGAIVGVPVVLVFNVLTYRTVFGKARG, from the coding sequence ATGATCGCCGAACTGGCCGCTTCGCAGGGACTCGCGATCAGTGATCCGGCCTTCTGGATGCCCCTGGTCTTCATGGTCATTTTGCTGCTGCTGATCGCGGCAGCCCTGGTGTTCGATGGCTTTGACATCGGCGTGGGGCTGCTGCTGCAGCTGGCGCCGGCGGAATTGCGGCCGCAGATGCTGTCCATGCTCAGTGCCTGGCGCGATGCCAATGAATTCTGGCCGTTGCTGGGCGTGGGCCTGTTCTGCGCGGCTTTCCCTTTTGCCTGGGGACCCGTGCTGGGCAATCTTTATGGTCCCCTGGCCTGCATGACCCTGGGCATGATGCTGCGCAGCGTGGCTTTCGAGTTCCGCCTGCGTGCCAGCACCGAGCGCAAGCCGCGCTGGATACTGGGCTTTTGGTTGGGGTCGCTGCTGGCGGCGCTGGGGCAGGGGGCGGCCTTGGGTCGAATCGTCACCAGCTACCAGGCGGACGCGGGCTACCTGGGTTTTTCGTTATTCGTGGGTGTGTGCGCCGTGGCGGCTTATGCGCTGCTGGGCGCCTGCTGGCTGGTGATGCGGGTCGAGGGCGAGCTGCAGCGCCGCGCGATCGTCTGGGCGCGCCATACCGTGCGCTGGACGGCGGTGGGCATGGTGGCAATCGCCGTGACGCTGGGCCTGGTCAACTCGGGCGTGTTCGCCAAATGGAGCGACGTGCAGCACTTGGGTTTCGCAGCCACGATGTGGGCCGTGATGCTGATGTGTTTCGTCGGCATGGAAATCGCACTGGCCCGACTGGCATCCAAGCCCGACCAGCAGCGCAGCTGGCTGCCTTTCACCCTGTGCGTGGCGCTCTATCTGTTGATGCTGGCCGGATTGGCCTACAGCTTCTTTCCCTACCTGGTGCTGGACGACATGACTCTTTGGGACAGCGCGGGCTCGGTGGCCTCGATGCGCATGACCCTGGCCGGCGCGATCGTCGGCGTGCCGGTGGTGCTGGTGTTCAATGTGTTGACCTACCGCACGGTGTTCGGCAAGGCGCGAGGCTGA
- a CDS encoding cytochrome ubiquinol oxidase subunit I, with protein sequence MDMTPLLLAEIQFLASFSFLALFMALALALSWMLLFFKLRARLTGDAGWTAAYRFWVRIFALCFVLALAGCLPVLAQLGSLWGGLMDKIGNVAGPLLGYAVLSVFVLKSCFLGVMLFGQRRVSDTVHTLSVFMVALGLFLAVAWLAAVHSWMQTPDGVAMVDGRYQVYDWLQVIFNPSFGWTLLLIVLGAALAAAFMIMGVAALQALRRPPGDGERCAFKTALIVAVLASLLQALAASGMGDVISRYQPVKAAALAGYWHSGDEPELILLGWPDARTQTNRVLLAIHGAGGRWLGRDSKGYLGLDKFTGPRPPVALSFWLLRASVLLATLMGLASVLTLIRTLRRHMDLSVLGARWRKMLVGMSFSGAALVVLGWCVSLVGLLPFAVNRSINLSDVFSPTASGILLLGIAGYGALYGVLISAFVGMLLHAVRYGVVPVRKTTGAPA encoded by the coding sequence ATGGATATGACCCCGCTCCTGCTGGCCGAGATCCAATTTCTGGCCAGCTTCAGTTTTCTGGCGCTGTTCATGGCTCTGGCCTTGGCGCTTTCATGGATGCTGCTGTTTTTCAAGCTGCGTGCCCGGCTGACCGGCGACGCTGGCTGGACGGCGGCCTACCGGTTCTGGGTGCGCATCTTCGCCCTGTGCTTTGTCCTGGCCCTGGCCGGCTGCCTGCCGGTACTGGCCCAGCTCGGCAGCCTCTGGGGCGGCCTCATGGACAAGATCGGCAATGTGGCCGGACCGCTGCTGGGCTATGCCGTGCTGTCGGTGTTCGTGCTGAAGTCTTGCTTCCTGGGCGTGATGTTGTTCGGCCAGCGGCGGGTATCCGACACCGTCCATACCTTATCCGTCTTCATGGTGGCCCTGGGCCTGTTCCTGGCCGTGGCCTGGCTGGCGGCGGTGCATTCCTGGATGCAGACTCCCGACGGCGTCGCCATGGTGGACGGGCGCTACCAGGTCTATGACTGGCTGCAGGTGATCTTCAATCCTTCTTTCGGCTGGACCCTGCTGCTGATCGTGCTGGGCGCGGCGCTGGCCGCGGCCTTCATGATCATGGGCGTTGCCGCGCTGCAGGCCCTGCGCCGCCCGCCCGGCGACGGCGAGCGCTGCGCTTTCAAGACAGCCTTGATCGTTGCGGTGCTGGCCTCCCTGCTGCAGGCCCTGGCGGCCTCGGGCATGGGCGATGTCATCAGCCGCTATCAGCCGGTCAAGGCCGCTGCTTTGGCGGGTTATTGGCACAGCGGCGACGAACCCGAACTGATCCTGTTGGGCTGGCCCGACGCGCGCACCCAGACCAACCGCGTTCTGCTGGCCATCCACGGCGCAGGCGGGCGCTGGCTGGGACGCGACAGCAAGGGCTATCTCGGGCTGGACAAGTTCACCGGCCCGCGTCCGCCGGTTGCCCTGTCGTTCTGGCTGCTGCGCGCCTCGGTGCTGCTGGCCACGTTGATGGGCCTGGCGTCGGTGCTGACCTTGATTCGCACCCTGAGGCGGCACATGGACTTGTCGGTGCTGGGAGCGCGCTGGCGCAAGATGCTGGTGGGCATGAGTTTCTCAGGCGCTGCGCTGGTGGTTCTGGGTTGGTGCGTGTCGCTGGTGGGACTGCTGCCCTTCGCGGTCAACCGCAGCATCAACCTGAGCGACGTGTTCAGTCCGACGGCTTCGGGTATCTTGCTGCTCGGTATCGCGGGCTATGGTGCGTTGTACGGGGTGCTGATCTCGGCCTTCGTGGGCATGCTGTTGCACGCGGTGCGCTACGGCGTGGTGCCGGTGCGCAAGACGACGGGAGCCCCCGCATGA
- a CDS encoding glutamine--tRNA ligase/YqeY domain fusion protein yields the protein MTTPGKLSDAKPTPDVSGNVAVNYAASNFLRPIIEADLAAGRYQGKRWSGHPGPATSQNQGQPDPARIRTRFPPEPNGYLHLGHAKSICVNFGLAGEFGGVCHLRFDDTNPEKEDQEYVDAIAEAVHWLGFDWKADGNDNRYYASDYFDWMYEFAEALIQAGHAYVDAQTPDQIRANRGTLTEPGVNSPWRERPAAESLALLREMRDGQHPDGSLVLRAKIDMASPNINLRDPVIYRVRHAHHHRTGDAWCIYPMYTYAHPIEDALEGITHSICTLEFEDQRPFYDWLLARLAELGKLNRPLPRQYEFARLNVTYVVTSKRKLLQLVREGHVDGWDDPRMPTLFGLRRRGYTPSAIRLFCDRTAVSKSDSRIEYSLLEQAVRDDLDPVAARSVAVLDPIKLVITNYPEGQSEMCQAPCNPHAPEAGNREFPLTRELWIERDDFREEAPKKYFRLFPGNLVRLKYGYVIKCTGCTKDAAGNVVAVQAEYLPETRSGTPGADSVKVKGNITWVSAAHAVPAIVHLYDRLFADPMPDAGDKDFLACLNPNSRQTVRAWLEPGTVAAPGATWQFERLGYFTADRITSTPEAPVLNRIVTLRDSWGV from the coding sequence ATGACCACTCCTGGCAAACTCAGCGACGCAAAACCGACGCCCGACGTATCCGGCAACGTAGCTGTCAACTACGCGGCCAGCAACTTCCTGCGCCCCATCATCGAGGCCGACCTGGCGGCCGGCCGCTATCAGGGCAAGCGCTGGTCCGGCCACCCCGGCCCGGCCACCTCGCAAAACCAGGGCCAGCCCGACCCGGCCAGGATCCGCACCCGCTTCCCGCCCGAGCCCAACGGCTATCTGCACCTGGGCCACGCCAAGAGCATCTGCGTGAATTTCGGACTGGCCGGCGAGTTCGGCGGCGTCTGCCACCTGCGCTTTGACGACACCAACCCCGAGAAGGAAGACCAGGAGTACGTCGACGCCATCGCCGAGGCCGTGCATTGGCTGGGCTTTGACTGGAAGGCCGATGGCAACGACAACCGGTACTACGCCAGCGACTACTTCGACTGGATGTACGAATTCGCTGAAGCGCTGATCCAGGCCGGGCATGCCTATGTGGACGCGCAGACCCCCGACCAGATCCGCGCCAACCGCGGCACCCTGACCGAGCCGGGCGTGAACTCGCCCTGGCGCGAGCGCCCCGCCGCCGAGTCGTTGGCCCTGCTGCGCGAGATGCGCGACGGCCAGCACCCGGACGGCAGCCTGGTGCTGCGCGCCAAGATCGACATGGCCTCGCCCAACATCAACCTGCGCGACCCGGTCATCTACCGCGTGCGCCACGCCCATCATCATCGCACCGGCGACGCGTGGTGCATCTATCCCATGTACACCTACGCGCATCCCATCGAGGACGCGCTCGAAGGCATCACGCACAGCATCTGCACGCTGGAATTCGAAGACCAGCGCCCTTTCTACGATTGGCTGCTGGCCCGCCTGGCCGAACTGGGCAAGCTGAACCGGCCGCTGCCGCGCCAGTACGAATTCGCCCGGCTGAACGTGACCTACGTGGTCACCAGCAAACGCAAGCTGCTGCAACTGGTCAGGGAAGGCCATGTCGACGGCTGGGACGACCCTCGCATGCCCACCCTTTTCGGCCTGCGCCGGCGCGGCTACACGCCCTCGGCCATACGCCTGTTCTGCGACCGCACGGCCGTGTCCAAGTCCGATTCGCGCATCGAATACAGCCTGCTGGAGCAGGCCGTGCGCGACGACCTCGACCCTGTCGCGGCGCGCTCGGTCGCCGTGCTGGATCCGATCAAGCTGGTCATCACCAACTACCCAGAAGGCCAGTCGGAGATGTGCCAGGCCCCATGCAACCCGCATGCGCCCGAGGCCGGCAACCGCGAATTCCCCCTGACGCGCGAACTCTGGATCGAACGCGACGATTTCCGCGAGGAAGCGCCCAAGAAGTACTTCCGGCTCTTTCCCGGCAACCTGGTGCGCCTGAAGTACGGCTATGTGATCAAATGCACCGGCTGCACCAAAGATGCCGCGGGCAATGTCGTCGCGGTGCAGGCCGAATACTTGCCCGAGACCCGCAGCGGCACCCCCGGCGCCGATAGCGTCAAGGTCAAGGGCAACATCACCTGGGTCAGCGCGGCGCATGCCGTGCCGGCCATCGTGCATCTGTACGATCGCCTCTTCGCCGATCCGATGCCCGATGCCGGCGACAAGGATTTTCTCGCCTGCCTGAACCCCAACTCGCGCCAGACTGTGCGCGCCTGGCTGGAGCCCGGCACGGTGGCCGCCCCCGGTGCCACCTGGCAGTTCGAGCGCCTGGGCTACTTCACGGCCGACCGCATTACCTCCACACCAGAAGCGCCCGTGCTCAACCGCATCGTCACGCTGCGCGATTCGTGGGGGGTTTGA
- the minC gene encoding septum site-determining protein MinC — translation MMGDEFALDFKSATLYTVRLMLHSADPARIEAALTQRMKDAGGFFENEPVVVDASRIEDGMVDWPRLLAALQDHKLPVIGVVAESGNLQAARAAGLVPVDLSTTAPRAAIAQPAPAEPAQAQQPPAAAQELSAEAPAPATAAMIVNRPLRSGQRIYARNTDLVVIGMVSQGAEVIADGNVHVYGPLRGKAMAGARGDTSARIFTTQLDPELLAVAGVYRVIEEKLDAQVHGKPALVWLQGETLKIEALGE, via the coding sequence TTGATGGGCGACGAATTTGCCTTGGATTTCAAAAGCGCCACGCTCTACACCGTGCGCCTGATGCTGCACAGCGCCGACCCCGCGCGCATCGAGGCGGCGCTGACGCAACGCATGAAGGATGCCGGCGGATTCTTCGAGAACGAACCCGTCGTCGTCGACGCCAGCCGCATCGAGGACGGCATGGTGGACTGGCCACGCCTGCTGGCCGCCTTGCAGGACCACAAGCTGCCCGTCATCGGTGTCGTGGCCGAATCAGGCAATCTGCAGGCCGCTCGCGCGGCGGGCCTGGTGCCGGTAGACCTGTCCACCACGGCGCCACGTGCGGCGATCGCGCAACCGGCCCCGGCCGAGCCTGCCCAAGCGCAACAGCCGCCCGCCGCCGCGCAGGAACTCTCCGCCGAGGCGCCCGCGCCCGCCACCGCGGCCATGATCGTCAACCGCCCCCTGCGCTCGGGCCAGCGCATCTACGCACGCAACACCGACCTGGTGGTGATAGGCATGGTGAGCCAGGGCGCCGAGGTCATCGCCGACGGCAATGTGCATGTGTACGGACCGCTGCGCGGCAAGGCCATGGCCGGCGCGCGCGGCGACACCTCGGCCCGCATCTTCACCACGCAGCTCGATCCCGAACTGTTGGCGGTGGCCGGCGTCTACCGGGTGATCGAGGAAAAGCTCGACGCCCAGGTGCACGGCAAGCCGGCGCTGGTCTGGCTGCAAGGCGAAACCCTGAAAATCGAAGCGCTGGGCGAATAG
- the minD gene encoding septum site-determining protein MinD, whose product MTRIVVVTSGKGGVGKTTTSASFSSGLAMRGHKTAVIDFDVGLRNLDLIMGCERRVVYDFVNVIQGEASLNQALIKDKQLENLFVLPASQTRDKDALTQEGVGKVMDDLKEMGFDYIVCDSPAGIETGALMAAYFADDALVVTNPEVSSVRDSDRILGILAAKSKRAVDGVEPVKEYLLLTRYNPKRVSEGEMLSLTDIEDILRIKLIGVIPESESVLQASNQGLPAIHLKGTDVAEAYQDVVARYLGEERSLRFTDYNKPGLLKRFFGGK is encoded by the coding sequence ATGACACGCATCGTGGTGGTGACTTCCGGCAAGGGCGGCGTGGGCAAGACCACGACCAGCGCCAGCTTCTCTTCCGGCTTGGCCATGCGCGGCCACAAGACCGCCGTGATCGATTTCGACGTGGGCCTGCGCAACCTGGACCTCATCATGGGCTGCGAACGCCGCGTGGTGTACGACTTCGTCAACGTCATCCAGGGCGAGGCCTCGCTCAATCAGGCCCTCATCAAGGACAAGCAGCTCGAAAACCTCTTCGTGCTGCCCGCCTCGCAAACCCGCGACAAGGATGCGCTCACCCAGGAGGGCGTGGGCAAGGTCATGGACGACCTCAAGGAAATGGGCTTTGACTACATCGTCTGCGACTCGCCCGCCGGCATCGAGACGGGCGCGCTCATGGCCGCCTACTTCGCCGACGACGCGCTGGTGGTGACCAACCCCGAGGTTTCCTCGGTGCGCGACTCGGACCGCATCCTGGGCATCCTGGCCGCCAAGTCCAAGCGCGCCGTCGACGGCGTCGAGCCGGTCAAAGAATACCTGCTTCTCACCCGCTACAACCCCAAACGCGTCAGCGAAGGCGAAATGCTCTCGCTCACCGACATCGAGGACATCCTGCGCATCAAGCTCATCGGCGTGATCCCCGAGTCCGAGTCAGTGCTGCAGGCGTCCAATCAGGGCTTGCCCGCCATTCACCTGAAAGGCACCGACGTGGCCGAGGCCTACCAGGATGTGGTCGCGCGCTATCTGGGCGAGGAACGTTCCCTGCGCTTTACCGACTACAACAAGCCGGGACTGCTCAAGCGCTTTTTCGGGGGGAAATGA
- the minE gene encoding cell division topological specificity factor MinE, whose amino-acid sequence MAFLSLSSLFGQKKNTASVAKERLQIILAHERSAGQSAAPDYLPQLQQELIAVISKYVKINPEDIKVNVEREDNLEVLEVKIEMPQAGV is encoded by the coding sequence ATGGCCTTTCTGTCTCTGTCCAGCCTGTTCGGCCAGAAGAAGAACACCGCGTCGGTCGCCAAGGAACGCCTGCAGATCATCCTGGCGCACGAGCGCTCGGCGGGCCAGAGCGCCGCGCCCGACTACCTGCCTCAGCTGCAGCAGGAGCTCATCGCGGTGATCTCCAAGTACGTCAAGATCAATCCCGAAGACATCAAGGTCAACGTCGAGCGGGAGGACAACCTCGAAGTGCTGGAAGTCAAGATCGAGATGCCGCAGGCCGGAGTCTGA
- a CDS encoding LysR family transcriptional regulator, with amino-acid sequence MNHYDAMRLFVQAAETASFTQAADILGVPKASVSNAVKQMEARLGARLFTRTTRRVALTQEGRMCLDRCKDILADIGELDSLFSTDKTVSGRLRVDMPHSLACALVIPHLPFFFEQHPGLELDLSTTDRSVDLLREGFDCVLRVGAVRESTLIARPLGALPQVNCASARYLEKFGEPRTLDDLRQHRLVMYAAAPSARDPGWQYFDGERYAHVPMGGVLTVNGVDAYQAACLAGLGMIQAPAYGLRDHLASRALREVMPHWRAAPLPVTLLYADRRHAPLRLRVFMQWLSQLIGQAYPPAARGARQL; translated from the coding sequence ATGAATCACTACGATGCGATGCGGCTTTTTGTCCAGGCCGCGGAAACTGCCAGTTTCACGCAGGCGGCCGACATCCTGGGCGTGCCCAAGGCCTCGGTGTCCAACGCCGTCAAGCAGATGGAAGCCCGGCTGGGCGCGCGCCTGTTCACGCGCACCACGCGCCGTGTGGCGCTGACACAGGAAGGCCGCATGTGCCTGGATCGCTGCAAGGACATCCTGGCCGACATCGGCGAACTGGACTCGCTGTTTTCCACGGACAAGACCGTCAGCGGCCGGCTGCGGGTGGACATGCCGCATTCGCTGGCCTGTGCGCTGGTGATTCCTCATTTGCCGTTTTTTTTCGAGCAGCATCCCGGCCTGGAGTTGGATCTGTCGACCACCGATCGATCCGTGGACCTGCTGCGCGAGGGTTTCGACTGCGTGCTGCGGGTCGGTGCGGTACGTGAGTCGACGCTGATCGCCCGGCCCTTGGGCGCGCTGCCGCAGGTCAACTGCGCCAGCGCGCGCTATCTCGAAAAATTCGGCGAGCCGCGCACGCTGGACGATCTGCGCCAGCATCGGCTGGTCATGTACGCGGCGGCGCCGAGCGCGCGCGACCCGGGCTGGCAGTATTTCGACGGCGAGCGCTATGCGCACGTGCCCATGGGCGGTGTGCTGACGGTCAACGGGGTGGATGCCTATCAGGCAGCCTGTCTGGCCGGACTGGGCATGATCCAGGCGCCGGCCTATGGCCTGCGGGATCATCTGGCTTCGAGGGCACTGCGGGAAGTGATGCCGCACTGGCGGGCCGCGCCGCTGCCGGTGACACTGCTTTACGCGGACCGGCGGCACGCGCCCTTGCGGCTGCGCGTGTTCATGCAGTGGCTGTCGCAGCTGATCGGCCAAGCCTATCCGCCCGCCGCGCGGGGGGCGCGGCAGCTCTGA
- a CDS encoding SDR family NAD(P)-dependent oxidoreductase codes for MSRKILLITGASRGLGKSTLLHAARRGIDALFTYNSNQTEADKVVAEAAALGARAVALQLNVEEVGSLPAFARQVKETLARHWQRENFDYLVNNAGTGVNASVAETTEAQFDAMLRQHLKGPFFLVQALLPLIADGGRIVNLSSGLTRFSLPSFAAYACMKGGVEVLTRYLAQELGPRGIAVNTVAPGAIETDFGGGAVRDNTQMNAAIARQTPLGRVGLPDDIGGAISMLLADENRWINAQRIEVSGGIHY; via the coding sequence ATGTCCCGCAAGATCCTGCTCATCACCGGCGCCAGCCGCGGTCTGGGCAAAAGCACTCTGCTGCATGCCGCCCGCCGCGGCATCGACGCCCTCTTCACCTACAACAGCAACCAGACCGAGGCCGACAAGGTCGTGGCCGAAGCCGCCGCCCTGGGTGCCCGTGCCGTGGCCTTGCAGCTCAATGTGGAAGAGGTCGGCTCATTGCCCGCCTTCGCCCGCCAGGTCAAGGAAACGCTGGCCCGCCACTGGCAGCGCGAAAATTTCGACTACCTGGTCAACAACGCCGGCACCGGCGTCAACGCCAGCGTGGCCGAGACCACCGAAGCGCAGTTCGATGCCATGCTGCGCCAGCACCTGAAGGGTCCGTTCTTCCTCGTCCAGGCACTGCTGCCGCTCATTGCCGACGGCGGGCGTATCGTCAATCTGTCCAGCGGCCTGACCCGCTTCTCGCTGCCAAGCTTTGCCGCCTATGCGTGCATGAAGGGCGGCGTGGAAGTGCTGACGCGCTATTTGGCCCAGGAACTGGGGCCGCGCGGCATCGCGGTCAATACCGTGGCCCCGGGGGCTATCGAGACCGACTTCGGCGGCGGCGCGGTGCGCGACAACACCCAGATGAATGCAGCCATCGCGCGGCAGACACCCCTGGGCCGCGTCGGCCTGCCGGACGACATCGGCGGCGCCATCTCGATGCTGCTGGCCGACGAAAACCGCTGGATCAACGCGCAGCGGATCGAGGTATCGGGCGGCATCCACTACTGA
- the ettA gene encoding energy-dependent translational throttle protein EttA, translating into MAQYVYTMNRVGKIVPPKRQILRDISLSFFPGAKIGVLGLNGSGKSTLLKIMAGVDKEIEGEAIPLPGLNIGYLPQEPQLNPEHTVRQAVEEGLGAAMAAKKRLDEVYAAYAEPDADFDKLAAEQAELEAVIAAAASSGADDIEHQMEIAADALRLPPWDANVGVLSGGEKRRVALCRLLLSKPDMLLLDEPTNHLDAESVEWLEQFLHKFPGTVVGVTHDRYFLDNAAEWILELDRGHGIPWKGNYSSWLEQKDARLKQEEASESARQKTIKKELEWVRQNPKGRQAKAKARIARFEELSSYEYQKRNETQEIFIPVGERLGNEVIEFDGVSKAYGDRLLIDNLSFKVPPGAIVGIIGPNGAGKSTLFRMIAGREQPDSGEVKIGQTVKLAYVDQSRDELEDKKTVFNAIADGADLLTVGKFEMSSRAYLGRFNFKGSDQSKVVGQLSGGERGRLHMAKTLIAGGNVLLLDEPSNDLDVETLRALEDGLLEFPGSIMVISHDRWFLDRIATHILAFEGDSQVVFFDGNYQEYEADKKKRLGEEGAKPRRLRYKALK; encoded by the coding sequence ATGGCCCAATACGTCTACACCATGAATCGCGTCGGCAAGATCGTGCCGCCCAAGCGCCAGATCCTGCGCGACATTTCTCTGTCCTTTTTCCCTGGCGCCAAGATCGGCGTGCTGGGCCTGAACGGCTCGGGCAAGTCCACCCTGCTCAAGATCATGGCCGGCGTGGACAAGGAAATCGAAGGCGAAGCCATTCCTCTGCCGGGCCTGAACATCGGCTACCTGCCGCAGGAGCCGCAACTCAATCCCGAGCACACCGTGCGCCAGGCGGTGGAAGAGGGGCTGGGCGCGGCGATGGCCGCCAAAAAGCGCCTGGACGAGGTCTACGCCGCTTACGCCGAACCCGATGCCGATTTCGACAAGCTGGCCGCCGAGCAGGCCGAGTTGGAAGCCGTCATCGCGGCGGCCGCCTCCAGCGGCGCCGACGACATCGAACACCAGATGGAAATTGCCGCCGACGCGCTGCGCCTGCCGCCCTGGGACGCCAATGTCGGCGTGCTGTCTGGCGGCGAAAAACGCCGCGTGGCACTGTGCCGTCTGCTGCTGTCCAAGCCCGACATGCTGCTGCTGGACGAACCCACCAACCACCTGGACGCGGAAAGCGTGGAATGGCTCGAGCAGTTTCTGCACAAGTTCCCCGGCACCGTGGTGGGCGTGACCCACGACCGCTACTTCCTGGACAATGCCGCCGAATGGATCCTGGAGCTGGACCGCGGCCACGGCATTCCCTGGAAGGGCAACTACAGTTCCTGGCTGGAGCAGAAGGACGCGCGCCTGAAGCAGGAAGAGGCCAGCGAATCGGCCCGCCAGAAGACGATCAAGAAAGAGCTGGAATGGGTGCGCCAGAACCCCAAGGGCCGCCAGGCCAAGGCCAAGGCGCGCATTGCCCGCTTCGAAGAGCTGTCGTCCTACGAATACCAAAAGCGCAACGAGACCCAGGAAATCTTCATCCCCGTGGGCGAGCGCCTGGGCAACGAGGTCATCGAGTTCGACGGCGTGAGCAAGGCCTACGGCGACCGCCTGCTGATCGACAACCTCAGCTTCAAGGTGCCGCCCGGCGCCATCGTCGGCATCATCGGCCCCAACGGCGCGGGCAAGTCCACGCTGTTTCGCATGATCGCCGGCCGCGAGCAGCCCGATTCGGGCGAGGTCAAGATCGGTCAGACGGTCAAACTGGCCTACGTCGACCAGTCGCGCGACGAACTGGAAGACAAGAAGACGGTGTTCAACGCGATCGCCGACGGCGCCGATCTGCTCACCGTGGGCAAGTTCGAGATGTCCTCGCGCGCCTACCTGGGCCGCTTCAACTTCAAAGGTAGCGACCAGAGCAAGGTGGTGGGCCAACTGTCCGGCGGCGAACGCGGCCGCCTGCACATGGCCAAGACACTGATCGCCGGCGGCAACGTGCTGCTGCTGGACGAACCCTCCAACGACCTGGACGTGGAAACCCTGCGTGCGCTGGAAGACGGCCTGCTCGAGTTTCCCGGCAGCATCATGGTCATCAGCCACGACCGCTGGTTCCTGGACCGCATCGCCACGCACATTCTGGCCTTCGAGGGGGATTCGCAGGTCGTGTTTTTCGACGGCAACTATCAGGAATACGAGGCCGACAAGAAGAAGCGCCTGGGCGAAGAGGGTGCCAAACCCCGGCGGTTGCGCTACAAGGCCTTGAAATAA
- a CDS encoding metal ABC transporter solute-binding protein, Zn/Mn family, with protein MFRLRLAAWLAAGLSLLPACAGAAPVAIVAAENFYGDLAQQIGGRDVTVTSILQSPDQDPHLFEASPSTARSIATAQIVVQSGIGYDDWMAKLAQASRAGAPKLLVVAPLAARRDGDNPHIWYDPQTMLTYAAVLTERLAAADPAHAADFRKRLAGFQASMHPVLEKIAALRTQYSGTPVTATEPVFGYLMDAVGLRNRNAAFQVAVMNDTEPSASDLAAFEQSLQTRAVKLLVYNSQATDPLADRMKTVAQHSGVSVLAVTETEPQGMTYQSWMLDVLNKLQQALAK; from the coding sequence ATGTTCCGACTACGTCTTGCCGCCTGGCTCGCCGCCGGCCTGTCTTTGCTGCCCGCCTGCGCTGGGGCCGCCCCCGTCGCCATCGTCGCCGCCGAGAACTTCTACGGCGATCTCGCTCAGCAGATCGGCGGGCGCGACGTGACCGTCACCAGCATCCTGCAATCGCCCGACCAGGACCCGCATCTATTCGAAGCATCGCCCTCGACGGCGCGCAGCATCGCCACCGCGCAGATCGTCGTGCAAAGCGGCATAGGCTACGACGACTGGATGGCCAAGCTGGCTCAGGCATCCCGTGCCGGCGCGCCGAAATTGCTCGTGGTCGCGCCCCTTGCCGCACGCCGGGACGGCGACAACCCGCACATCTGGTACGACCCGCAGACCATGCTCACCTACGCAGCCGTGCTGACTGAAAGACTGGCCGCGGCCGACCCTGCGCACGCGGCCGATTTCCGCAAGCGGCTGGCCGGCTTTCAAGCCTCCATGCACCCCGTGCTGGAGAAGATCGCGGCCTTGCGCACGCAATATTCCGGCACGCCGGTCACGGCCACCGAGCCCGTGTTCGGCTATTTGATGGACGCAGTAGGCCTGCGCAACCGCAATGCCGCGTTCCAGGTCGCGGTGATGAACGACACCGAACCCAGCGCCTCGGACTTGGCCGCCTTCGAACAAAGCCTGCAGACGCGCGCCGTTAAACTGCTGGTCTACAACAGTCAGGCCACCGATCCCCTGGCCGACCGCATGAAGACCGTTGCCCAGCATTCCGGCGTTTCCGTACTTGCCGTCACCGAGACCGAACCGCAAGGCATGACCTACCAGTCCTGGATGCTGGACGTACTGAACAAACTGCAGCAGGCCCTGGCGAAATAA